A single window of Halobacillus naozhouensis DNA harbors:
- the pcaC gene encoding 4-carboxymuconolactone decarboxylase, which produces MSNKFEEGLEVRRSVLGASYVDQAIENADDFNRPLQELVTEYCWGEIWTRDGLPKKTRSMINLAMLTALNRPHEIKLHLRGALNNGVSKEEIQEVLLQTAIYCGVPAAIDSFKIAREVFAEADQN; this is translated from the coding sequence ATGAGTAATAAATTTGAAGAAGGTCTTGAAGTTCGTCGGAGTGTACTTGGAGCATCCTATGTTGATCAAGCGATTGAAAATGCTGATGACTTTAACCGCCCTTTACAGGAGTTGGTGACTGAATATTGTTGGGGTGAAATCTGGACGCGGGATGGTTTGCCAAAGAAAACAAGAAGTATGATTAACCTGGCCATGCTGACGGCACTAAATCGCCCGCATGAAATAAAGCTTCATTTGCGTGGGGCGTTAAATAATGGAGTATCTAAGGAAGAGATTCAGGAGGTGTTATTGCAAACAGCCATCTACTGTGGTGTGCCGGCAGCGATTGATAGTTTTAAAATTGCAAGAGAGGTTTTTGCAGAAGCTGATCAAAACTAG
- a CDS encoding SLC13 family permease: MTNHARVKTHTTMDRDNTKQKSLQINNRQLSGVITAVATFLIIFLLLPGSFDDPAKEMIAIVTAGVVLWIFEAFPLGLTAAIIMLLMLLFKPVSIDVIYSGFASSAVFLIIGGMMLARAVNETQLARRITYSILAKWGGTSNGLLGCILVIPQIQSFFIPAAAVRTTLLLPVALDVLDTIGAPAHSNLRRKILLGVAFGGTISGTAVMTAAIGNILTVNLLKQFLGVEITYFEWFIYSLPLWITLIPGAWFVLNKCFPLKKKEQSFPKVKKEMQEIMAEFGPLDRKEKKCLAILTLTVLLWMTEPLHGLDLSIPAIMGVVLMTLPGVGCAHWSNVIKINYDTIFLLGATLSMGYALTESGAAEKIGKALAAPWVLSLIQDPIVAVIFIIVATQMFHLIMSNVSTAVVTLIPVYIGMSQEAGVDPTFICFTAALTCLHGYILVVETMPNVIVHSSGQISQREFLVPGLYMTLLMMVLTIVIAFSWWNWLGLVP; the protein is encoded by the coding sequence ATGACCAATCATGCACGGGTAAAAACTCACACAACGATGGACCGAGACAATACAAAACAGAAGTCTTTACAAATTAATAATAGACAGCTATCTGGTGTAATTACAGCTGTCGCAACATTTTTAATTATTTTTCTCTTATTGCCCGGTTCCTTTGATGACCCGGCAAAAGAAATGATTGCAATTGTGACTGCTGGGGTGGTGCTCTGGATTTTTGAAGCTTTTCCCCTAGGTTTGACAGCTGCAATAATCATGTTACTCATGCTCTTATTTAAGCCCGTATCTATTGATGTGATATACAGTGGGTTTGCATCTTCTGCCGTTTTTCTAATCATTGGTGGCATGATGCTTGCGAGAGCGGTGAATGAGACACAATTAGCCAGACGGATTACTTATAGCATTCTTGCGAAATGGGGAGGAACTTCAAATGGGCTGCTAGGGTGCATACTAGTCATCCCGCAAATCCAATCCTTCTTCATACCGGCGGCTGCTGTTAGAACGACATTATTATTACCAGTGGCCCTGGATGTTTTAGACACGATAGGAGCACCTGCACATAGCAATTTAAGAAGGAAAATTTTGCTGGGAGTGGCATTTGGCGGAACGATCAGCGGGACAGCAGTAATGACAGCAGCGATTGGGAACATATTAACAGTGAATTTATTAAAGCAATTCCTAGGGGTGGAGATCACTTATTTTGAATGGTTTATTTATTCATTGCCTCTATGGATCACATTGATTCCGGGTGCTTGGTTTGTGTTGAATAAATGCTTTCCACTTAAAAAGAAAGAACAATCGTTTCCAAAAGTTAAAAAAGAAATGCAAGAAATCATGGCTGAATTTGGCCCCTTAGATAGGAAAGAAAAAAAGTGTTTGGCGATATTAACTTTAACCGTCCTCCTATGGATGACAGAACCTCTCCATGGTTTGGATTTAAGTATTCCCGCAATTATGGGGGTTGTGCTTATGACACTTCCTGGAGTTGGGTGTGCCCATTGGTCGAATGTCATAAAAATTAACTACGACACTATTTTTCTATTAGGGGCTACGCTTTCTATGGGATATGCCTTAACTGAGTCAGGTGCTGCTGAAAAAATCGGAAAAGCTTTGGCTGCCCCTTGGGTTTTATCATTGATTCAAGACCCAATCGTTGCGGTTATATTTATTATAGTTGCTACACAAATGTTTCACTTAATTATGTCAAACGTCTCTACGGCTGTTGTTACATTGATTCCTGTTTATATAGGGATGTCACAGGAAGCAGGTGTTGACCCAACTTTTATATGTTTTACAGCAGCTCTTACCTGTTTACATGGTTATATTTTGGTAGTTGAAACGATGCCGAATGTGATTGTCCATAGTTCAGGGCAAATATCTCAACGTGAATTTTTAGTCCCTGGTCTTTATATGACTTTGTTAATGATGGTGCTGACTATTGTCATTGCTTTCAGCTGGTGGAATTGGCTTGGGCTCGTTCCATAG
- a CDS encoding MmgE/PrpD family protein, which translates to MLSQTVAKFIRNTSYEDFPEEVIDFTKMCLLDWAGSAIAGKDKAPVQKIAEHIDEMGGHSQAATVNGKTTSAVQAALVNGASSHIVELDDIHKASIIHAATVVIPAALAVSEWKERSGKELITAIVLGYEVCYRIGEAVSPSHYYYWHNTATCGTFGAAAAVAKLLDLSEEQLVYALGSAGTQASGLWEFIEDGAMTKQLHPGKAAYNGTLSALLAEKDFTAAEKILEGDRGFFLATSEEFDQSRVTAELGERFKITENSFKVHASCRHTHSVIDVILDLIDKHQIDFDQVAAIHIGTYKTALDITNNPDPNTVYASKFSIQFCAALACLRKQASLSDFDEENLQDASIRSLIERTKVFVEPTIEADYPEKWGAEVEIVFNDDKSIKQQTDYPKGDPENPVSLTELTTKFKDLASSSPENDTEAMIEYILNIDKENELAMHSIFKAV; encoded by the coding sequence GTGCTAAGTCAAACAGTAGCTAAGTTTATTCGCAATACGTCTTATGAGGACTTTCCAGAAGAAGTTATTGATTTTACAAAAATGTGCCTTCTAGATTGGGCGGGGTCTGCCATAGCTGGAAAAGATAAAGCCCCCGTACAAAAAATCGCTGAACACATTGACGAAATGGGGGGACATTCGCAAGCAGCCACGGTTAATGGGAAGACAACATCAGCCGTACAAGCCGCTCTAGTTAACGGGGCGTCCAGTCATATTGTGGAGCTTGATGATATTCATAAGGCATCGATCATTCATGCGGCAACCGTTGTCATACCTGCAGCATTAGCTGTAAGCGAGTGGAAAGAGAGAAGTGGAAAGGAACTGATTACAGCAATCGTCCTTGGTTATGAGGTATGTTATCGAATAGGCGAAGCAGTTTCTCCTTCTCATTACTACTATTGGCATAATACGGCTACATGCGGAACATTTGGAGCTGCTGCAGCGGTTGCTAAATTACTTGACCTAAGTGAAGAACAATTGGTTTATGCTTTGGGAAGTGCCGGTACACAAGCCTCAGGATTATGGGAATTCATTGAAGATGGAGCGATGACTAAGCAGCTTCATCCAGGAAAAGCCGCATACAATGGGACCCTTTCCGCTTTGTTGGCTGAGAAAGATTTTACGGCGGCCGAAAAAATATTAGAAGGGGATCGCGGATTCTTTCTTGCGACGTCTGAAGAGTTTGATCAATCCAGAGTAACTGCTGAATTAGGAGAGCGCTTCAAGATTACCGAAAACTCTTTCAAGGTACATGCCTCATGCAGACACACTCATTCTGTCATCGATGTCATTCTCGATCTGATAGATAAGCATCAGATTGATTTTGATCAAGTGGCTGCTATTCACATAGGGACCTACAAAACAGCCTTGGATATTACAAATAATCCTGATCCAAATACAGTGTATGCATCTAAATTTAGTATACAGTTTTGTGCTGCTTTAGCTTGTTTACGTAAGCAAGCATCTCTTTCCGATTTCGATGAGGAAAATTTGCAAGACGCATCCATACGCTCACTTATAGAACGAACTAAAGTATTTGTAGAACCGACAATTGAAGCGGATTACCCAGAAAAATGGGGAGCGGAAGTTGAGATTGTTTTTAATGATGATAAATCGATCAAACAACAAACGGATTATCCGAAAGGGGATCCAGAAAACCCAGTATCACTAACTGAGTTAACAACTAAATTTAAGGACCTAGCCTCATCTTCTCCTGAAAATGATACAGAGGCAATGATCGAATATATTCTGAATATTGATAAAGAGAATGAACTAGCCATGCACAGTATTTTTAAGGCTGTTTAG
- a CDS encoding HpcH/HpaI aldolase/citrate lyase family protein, which translates to MSVLRSYLFVPARQLSMIRKAIQSEADCIIIDLEDAVVTAEKESAREIMIYTLQELKGAKPIYVRINDTSTPFWEEDITSSILNGASGVVVPKSESKEQMIHLCERVVKWLSSENAAYADGTSPFDVIPLIETAKGVQHVDEIAGAHSFISNLAFGSIDYSLDIGCELTPEGKELIYPLSKIVVASRAAEIGGPIDAVYPDLSNHTGLVEEAKRSKNLGFKGKLIIHPKQLEAVNQLFAPSEREVQQAREIVDEFEKAELSGKASITVDGRLVDYPVYKKAKEIVSLVNY; encoded by the coding sequence TTGAGTGTATTACGTTCGTATTTATTTGTACCCGCTAGACAATTATCCATGATTAGAAAAGCAATACAGTCTGAAGCGGATTGTATCATTATTGATTTGGAAGATGCGGTGGTGACAGCAGAGAAAGAAAGTGCTCGAGAAATAATGATCTATACACTACAGGAGTTAAAAGGTGCAAAGCCGATTTATGTTCGCATCAATGACACGTCCACACCATTCTGGGAAGAAGATATTACATCTTCTATTTTAAATGGTGCAAGCGGGGTGGTCGTACCTAAATCAGAAAGTAAGGAACAAATGATTCATCTTTGCGAAAGAGTGGTTAAATGGTTATCCAGTGAGAATGCAGCCTATGCTGATGGCACCTCACCCTTTGATGTTATTCCGTTGATTGAAACCGCCAAGGGGGTTCAGCATGTAGATGAGATTGCCGGGGCGCATTCCTTTATTTCTAACTTGGCTTTCGGTTCTATTGATTATTCCTTAGATATAGGTTGTGAATTAACCCCGGAAGGAAAAGAACTGATCTACCCTTTGTCTAAAATCGTCGTGGCTTCGCGAGCCGCTGAGATAGGAGGACCTATAGACGCAGTGTACCCTGATCTTTCGAATCATACGGGTTTGGTGGAAGAAGCTAAGCGGTCAAAAAACTTAGGGTTCAAGGGGAAATTAATCATTCATCCTAAGCAGTTGGAAGCGGTTAACCAATTATTTGCTCCTAGTGAGCGAGAGGTGCAACAAGCTCGCGAAATTGTTGATGAGTTTGAAAAAGCAGAATTATCCGGCAAGGCATCTATTACAGTCGATGGAAGGTTAGTCGATTATCCTGTTTATAAGAAAGCGAAAGAGATTGTAAGTTTAGTTAACTATTAA
- a CDS encoding TRAP transporter large permease: MSPVLALFLSFIVLCIIRVPVAISLGLSSILALNMIDFTMYTVIQKMFSQLTHVSLMAIPGFVFTGIIMSKGGISHHLIEALKSWVGHIRGGLAVVTILACMIFAAISGSSPATAAAIGSIMIPGLVKAGYNKRYAMGLIACAGTLGILIPPSIPLILYGVVAEESISQLFMAGIVPGLVLTATLIISAVIYAKVHNYGSLPKQSWADRGRKSLKAIWGFMLPVLILGGIYGGVVTPTEASFLACFYAFVVSTFIYRELTFKKFRSMVNESINITAMIYLIIASAVVFGMFLTIAQVPQDLSAWMNANVANKWIFLIAVNLLIFIMGMFLESAAIILITVPIFLPILALFNISPIHFAIILTINLELAMITPPVGLNLFVVSGVSKEKVGEVVRGVMPFFFLMVIVLALIVIFPEISLFLTK; this comes from the coding sequence ATGAGTCCAGTCTTAGCATTATTCCTAAGTTTCATAGTGTTGTGTATTATTCGTGTCCCTGTAGCTATTAGTCTAGGGCTGTCAAGCATTTTGGCTTTAAATATGATTGACTTTACTATGTATACAGTTATTCAAAAAATGTTCAGCCAATTGACTCACGTTTCGCTAATGGCTATTCCTGGATTTGTATTCACAGGAATCATCATGTCTAAAGGCGGGATCTCACATCATTTAATTGAAGCATTGAAGTCGTGGGTCGGCCATATACGAGGTGGACTTGCTGTGGTCACCATTCTTGCTTGTATGATTTTTGCTGCGATATCAGGATCAAGTCCTGCAACTGCTGCAGCCATTGGGAGTATTATGATTCCTGGACTTGTAAAAGCCGGATATAATAAGCGTTATGCTATGGGTCTCATCGCATGTGCGGGTACGCTGGGTATCCTGATTCCTCCATCTATACCGTTGATCCTTTATGGGGTCGTTGCGGAAGAATCAATTAGTCAATTGTTTATGGCTGGTATTGTGCCAGGTTTAGTATTAACTGCAACTCTAATCATATCCGCGGTGATTTACGCAAAAGTTCATAATTATGGATCTCTTCCAAAGCAATCCTGGGCGGACCGCGGCAGAAAAAGTTTGAAGGCAATCTGGGGATTTATGCTTCCAGTCCTCATATTAGGTGGAATCTATGGAGGGGTTGTAACACCAACTGAAGCTTCTTTCCTTGCTTGTTTCTACGCATTTGTTGTATCAACCTTTATATATAGAGAATTAACCTTTAAAAAATTCAGGAGTATGGTCAATGAATCTATTAATATTACAGCAATGATTTATTTAATTATTGCTTCAGCTGTAGTATTCGGTATGTTCTTAACGATTGCCCAAGTTCCTCAAGATTTATCTGCATGGATGAACGCTAACGTTGCAAATAAATGGATTTTCTTAATTGCTGTAAACTTGTTGATCTTCATTATGGGAATGTTTCTTGAGTCAGCAGCGATTATTTTGATTACTGTACCAATTTTCTTGCCGATATTAGCTCTTTTCAATATTAGTCCGATTCACTTTGCCATTATTCTGACGATTAATTTAGAGCTTGCCATGATTACACCTCCGGTAGGGCTAAACTTATTTGTTGTGAGTGGTGTCTCTAAGGAAAAAGTTGGTGAAGTTGTTCGAGGGGTCATGCCATTCTTTTTCTTAATGGTCATAGTACTTGCTCTTATCGTAATCTTTCCAGAAATATCTCTGTTCTTAACGAAATAG
- a CDS encoding acyl-CoA dehydrogenase family protein, which yields MQLTVEKQEEHLLIRKSIQSLCKKFPESYWSELDERKAYPEEFIQALTNDGWLSVLIPEEYGGAGLGITEAGIILEEINRSGGNAGAGHAQMYTMGALLRHGNEEQKQRLLPKIASGEQRLQAFGITEPTAGSDTTSITTTAERKGDHYEIHGQKIWTSRAEHSDLMMLLARTTPKEEVAKKTDGLSLFILDMKDQADNIEIVPIDTMINHATTEVFFDGAEVPVENMIGEEGKGFRYVLGGMNAERILIASESVGDGMYFVDKAVDYANEREVFDRPIGKNQGVQFPISESYMEIQAANLMRDRACELFDAGEKCGEEANMAKYLASESTWKAANAAMTTFGGYGFATEYNIERKFKEARLFIVAPVTNNLVLSYVGQHVLGLPRSF from the coding sequence ATGCAACTTACTGTTGAAAAACAAGAAGAACATTTGCTAATTCGTAAGAGCATTCAATCATTGTGTAAAAAGTTTCCGGAATCTTATTGGAGTGAACTTGATGAACGAAAAGCGTATCCGGAGGAATTTATTCAAGCGCTTACTAATGATGGCTGGCTCTCTGTTCTAATTCCAGAAGAATATGGCGGGGCCGGTTTAGGCATTACGGAAGCAGGGATTATCTTGGAGGAAATTAACCGCTCCGGAGGTAATGCCGGGGCTGGACACGCTCAAATGTATACGATGGGGGCCCTTTTAAGACACGGTAATGAGGAACAAAAACAGCGATTGTTACCAAAGATCGCTTCTGGTGAACAACGATTACAGGCCTTTGGTATTACAGAACCGACCGCCGGCAGTGATACCACTAGTATTACGACGACTGCAGAGAGAAAAGGCGATCACTATGAAATACACGGACAAAAAATTTGGACGTCACGAGCAGAACACTCCGATTTAATGATGTTATTAGCCCGGACAACCCCGAAAGAAGAAGTAGCTAAAAAAACAGATGGTCTCAGTCTATTTATTTTAGATATGAAGGATCAAGCAGACAACATTGAGATTGTTCCTATCGATACAATGATCAATCATGCAACAACAGAAGTATTTTTTGATGGAGCAGAAGTTCCGGTGGAGAACATGATTGGTGAAGAGGGTAAAGGGTTCCGCTATGTGTTAGGAGGAATGAATGCTGAACGTATTCTAATTGCTTCTGAGAGTGTTGGAGATGGCATGTATTTTGTTGATAAGGCCGTCGATTATGCGAATGAACGTGAAGTATTTGACCGGCCGATCGGTAAAAACCAAGGCGTGCAATTCCCTATCTCTGAGTCTTATATGGAAATACAAGCGGCCAATTTAATGAGAGACCGTGCGTGTGAATTATTTGATGCCGGTGAAAAATGCGGGGAAGAGGCTAATATGGCTAAATACTTAGCCTCGGAATCTACATGGAAGGCAGCCAATGCAGCCATGACTACGTTCGGTGGATATGGTTTCGCTACAGAGTACAATATAGAACGAAAATTTAAGGAAGCACGACTCTTTATCGTAGCGCCGGTCACTAACAATCTCGTATTAAGTTATGTCGGCCAACACGTTCTAGGACTGCCGCGGTCATTCTAA
- a CDS encoding mandelate racemase/muconate lactonizing enzyme family protein, whose protein sequence is MEIVDIKVSTVPIKSKISNAYIDFSKMTAAVVAIVTDVVKDGKRVVGYGFNSNGRYAPTGLLKERFVPRLLDAKKSEVLNDTETNFEPHKIWDVLMTGEKPGGHGERSVAVGTLDMAVWDAVSKIEGKPLYQLLADQYRGGEIDEEVFVYAAGGYYQPGKGLEELKDEMQGYLDLGYSVVKMKIGGTSLDDDLRRIESVLEVVKDGSRLAVDVNGRFDLEQAIEYAEKLEPYGLFWYEEVGDPLDYDLQAELSKHYKHSMATGENLFSMQDARNLIRYGGMRPDRDYLQFDCALSYGLVEYLRIIDMLKEHGWSPRRCIPHGGHQMSLNIAAGLGLGGNESYPGVFEPFGGFADHLPVENGYVRMPDEPGIGFETKSDLRDLLHSIAT, encoded by the coding sequence ATGGAAATAGTAGATATTAAAGTTTCAACGGTTCCGATCAAATCAAAGATTAGTAATGCCTATATCGATTTCAGTAAAATGACAGCTGCTGTTGTGGCGATTGTTACTGATGTTGTCAAAGATGGCAAGCGTGTTGTGGGCTACGGGTTTAACTCAAATGGCCGTTATGCTCCAACTGGACTACTTAAGGAAAGGTTTGTCCCTAGATTACTAGACGCTAAAAAATCAGAGGTACTGAATGATACAGAGACAAATTTTGAACCTCATAAAATATGGGATGTCCTTATGACTGGAGAAAAGCCAGGCGGACATGGAGAACGTTCTGTTGCTGTTGGAACATTGGATATGGCCGTTTGGGATGCGGTTAGTAAGATTGAAGGGAAACCTTTGTATCAACTTCTTGCAGATCAGTATCGGGGAGGTGAAATCGATGAAGAGGTGTTTGTTTATGCAGCAGGCGGATACTATCAGCCCGGAAAAGGATTAGAAGAACTTAAAGATGAAATGCAAGGCTATTTAGATCTCGGCTATTCTGTCGTGAAAATGAAAATAGGAGGTACCTCACTTGATGATGACCTTCGTCGAATTGAGTCTGTCCTGGAGGTAGTCAAAGATGGAAGCCGCTTAGCTGTTGATGTCAATGGCCGGTTTGATTTAGAGCAAGCGATTGAGTATGCAGAAAAATTAGAACCTTATGGATTGTTCTGGTACGAGGAGGTAGGAGACCCTCTAGATTATGACCTGCAGGCGGAGCTATCCAAACATTATAAACATTCAATGGCTACCGGAGAAAACCTCTTTTCAATGCAAGATGCCCGGAATTTGATTAGATACGGTGGTATGAGACCTGATCGTGATTATTTGCAGTTTGATTGTGCATTAAGCTATGGGCTTGTTGAATATTTACGAATCATTGACATGTTAAAAGAACACGGTTGGTCACCACGGCGTTGTATTCCTCATGGTGGGCACCAGATGTCATTGAATATTGCTGCCGGTTTAGGGTTAGGAGGAAATGAATCCTATCCTGGTGTATTTGAACCCTTCGGTGGTTTTGCGGACCATTTGCCGGTTGAAAATGGCTATGTCCGTATGCCTGATGAACCAGGTATTGGTTTTGAAACAAAATCTGATTTAAGAGACTTGCTGCATTCTATAGCTACATGA
- a CDS encoding TRAP transporter small permease translates to MNKLLKRLDRIEEFFTASLFLAAVIIILYGVFMRYVFNSPQFGLLEIVKILLPWAIFIGFGRALKENHHIAVDVVYDLLPFQAKRVAAVLSNLLGVGFAIFMFLSGWKMVTEELSTGYVSIALGIPTWITYLILPISMVLLGVYFIVKTFKAIIGDEKEIIGELNHSEQEEYLPDSKKEEVSV, encoded by the coding sequence ATGAATAAGTTATTAAAGCGGTTGGATAGGATCGAGGAATTTTTTACAGCTAGTTTATTTTTAGCTGCTGTCATTATTATTCTTTACGGTGTATTTATGCGATATGTGTTCAACTCTCCGCAATTTGGATTACTTGAAATTGTAAAAATCCTCTTACCTTGGGCCATATTTATTGGCTTTGGAAGAGCTCTAAAAGAAAATCATCATATCGCTGTTGATGTCGTTTATGATCTTCTTCCGTTTCAAGCAAAACGTGTTGCAGCTGTTTTAAGTAATCTACTTGGTGTTGGTTTTGCGATCTTTATGTTTTTATCCGGATGGAAAATGGTTACGGAAGAATTAAGTACAGGCTATGTGTCCATTGCATTAGGTATCCCAACTTGGATCACTTACCTAATCCTTCCGATATCCATGGTGTTGTTAGGGGTGTATTTCATTGTAAAAACCTTTAAAGCTATTATTGGAGATGAAAAAGAAATTATAGGCGAATTAAACCATTCAGAGCAGGAAGAATACCTTCCAGATAGTAAGAAGGAGGAGGTATCGGTATGA
- the fumC gene encoding class II fumarate hydratase, whose amino-acid sequence MDYRVEQDTLGEMKVPVDKLWAAQTQRSKENFKIGIEEMPEEVLKGFAVLKKSAALANQELGHLNADKAEAIVQASNEILDGKLYEHFPLKVWQTGSGTQSHMNINEVIANRGNQWLGKSGSEERLHPNDDVNLSQSSNCNFPTAMYIAGVTAIEDQVFPALTAMKETLLKKSEEYQDLVKVGRTHLQDAVPLTLGQEISAWHRMMEKTEDMIQESNVKMEELAFAGTAVGTGLNTYKAFPEIAVKKISSFTGKRFVPASNKFHALTSYDEVVYCHGALKALASDLMKLANDIRWLASGPRSGIGEITITANEPGSSMMPGKVNPTQCEALTMVATQVIGNDVTVGLAASQGNFQVNVFKPVIAYNFLQSARLLADGMISFNKNCLKGLKPNEEVIKKNLDQSLMLVTVLNPHIGYENAAKIAKTAHDQGLTLKEAAVQTGLLTEEVFDEIVNPINMTHPKSLERTL is encoded by the coding sequence TTGGATTACCGGGTAGAACAAGACACTTTAGGTGAAATGAAAGTACCTGTCGACAAGCTTTGGGCTGCTCAGACGCAGCGAAGTAAGGAAAACTTCAAGATTGGAATAGAAGAAATGCCTGAGGAAGTCTTGAAAGGGTTTGCCGTTTTAAAGAAAAGTGCTGCGCTTGCAAACCAAGAACTAGGCCATTTAAATGCTGATAAAGCTGAAGCTATTGTACAAGCTTCTAATGAAATCCTTGATGGAAAGCTCTATGAACATTTTCCACTTAAGGTTTGGCAAACAGGCAGTGGTACGCAATCCCATATGAATATTAATGAAGTGATTGCCAATCGAGGTAACCAATGGCTTGGGAAAAGCGGCAGTGAGGAAAGACTTCATCCTAATGATGATGTCAATTTATCACAAAGTTCAAACTGTAACTTTCCAACAGCCATGTACATTGCTGGTGTGACAGCCATCGAAGATCAAGTCTTTCCAGCATTAACTGCTATGAAGGAAACACTCTTAAAAAAGTCAGAGGAGTATCAAGACCTTGTGAAGGTGGGGCGTACCCATTTACAAGATGCTGTCCCGCTTACACTAGGCCAAGAGATTAGTGCTTGGCATCGAATGATGGAAAAAACAGAGGATATGATTCAAGAGAGTAATGTCAAGATGGAAGAATTGGCTTTTGCAGGTACGGCTGTAGGCACTGGTCTAAATACGTACAAAGCTTTTCCAGAAATAGCTGTTAAGAAAATTAGTTCATTTACTGGAAAAAGGTTTGTCCCTGCCTCTAATAAGTTCCATGCGCTGACAAGCTATGATGAAGTCGTGTACTGTCATGGAGCATTAAAGGCATTGGCTTCGGATTTAATGAAACTCGCCAATGATATTAGGTGGCTAGCTAGCGGTCCGAGAAGCGGAATCGGTGAAATAACAATTACTGCAAACGAACCAGGGAGCTCCATGATGCCTGGTAAGGTGAATCCAACACAATGTGAAGCATTAACGATGGTTGCAACGCAGGTAATTGGAAATGATGTAACCGTTGGCCTTGCAGCTAGCCAGGGGAATTTTCAGGTGAATGTTTTTAAGCCAGTGATTGCCTACAACTTCCTACAATCAGCTAGACTGCTAGCTGACGGAATGATCTCATTCAATAAAAATTGCCTTAAAGGGCTAAAACCGAATGAGGAGGTTATTAAAAAGAACTTAGATCAGTCATTAATGCTTGTGACTGTTTTAAACCCACACATAGGTTATGAAAATGCTGCAAAAATAGCAAAGACCGCTCATGATCAGGGTTTAACTTTAAAAGAGGCAGCCGTCCAAACAGGCTTACTTACCGAAGAGGTCTTTGATGAAATTGTAAATCCTATTAACATGACTCATCCGAAGTCACTTGAACGAACTCTTTAA
- a CDS encoding NAD(P)-dependent oxidoreductase, giving the protein MKIGLVGLGNMGGRIGKRLLKEGHELHVYDVNKEALIEFQSLGAIPAQSLTELASKNNYILTVLPNADIVKDVVLGEKGLVTGLEPTSVLIDMTSSIPKVTNEVGNELKKHKVEMLDAPVSGGVKRAEAGTLTVMVGGDLSTYEQLMPIFESIGSKITHVGKSGTGHAVKALNNLVSATTLSVTLEALAVGMKTGIDPYKMLEVINHSTGKSNSSENKIAQQILSGNYEISFTMDLMYKDLTTAMSIAETTEAPSPISQAVYNLWGEAEKQMEENKVDHTEIAHLIGERSGINFSKDGTKYYYEYSEFIDK; this is encoded by the coding sequence ATGAAAATCGGCTTAGTAGGACTAGGGAACATGGGCGGGCGTATTGGCAAACGACTGCTTAAAGAAGGGCATGAGCTTCATGTCTATGATGTAAATAAAGAGGCTCTCATCGAATTTCAATCCTTAGGAGCTATACCAGCACAATCACTGACAGAATTGGCAAGCAAAAATAACTATATACTCACAGTGTTACCTAATGCGGACATTGTTAAAGACGTGGTATTAGGGGAAAAAGGCCTGGTCACAGGGCTGGAACCTACCTCTGTACTGATCGATATGACGAGCTCAATTCCCAAAGTAACCAATGAGGTTGGTAATGAATTAAAAAAGCATAAGGTTGAAATGCTAGACGCACCAGTAAGCGGCGGGGTCAAACGAGCTGAGGCGGGGACACTTACGGTTATGGTAGGCGGAGATTTGTCTACCTATGAACAGCTGATGCCAATCTTTGAATCCATTGGTTCAAAGATTACACACGTAGGCAAGAGTGGGACGGGACATGCAGTAAAGGCATTGAATAATTTAGTATCAGCAACGACCTTGTCTGTCACTCTTGAAGCTTTAGCTGTTGGGATGAAAACAGGTATAGATCCTTATAAAATGCTAGAAGTTATCAATCATAGCACAGGGAAAAGTAACTCAAGTGAAAATAAAATAGCTCAACAAATTTTGTCAGGAAACTATGAAATTAGCTTTACCATGGATCTTATGTATAAAGATTTAACTACGGCTATGAGTATAGCGGAGACAACTGAAGCACCAAGCCCGATTTCTCAAGCTGTCTATAACTTATGGGGCGAAGCTGAGAAACAAATGGAAGAAAATAAAGTGGACCACACGGAGATCGCCCACCTTATTGGAGAAAGGTCTGGGATAAACTTTTCAAAAGATGGAACAAAATATTATTATGAATATTCCGAATTCATAGACAAGTGA